Proteins from a single region of Halorubrum sp. 2020YC2:
- the cofD gene encoding 2-phospho-L-lactate transferase: MVTFLAGGTGTPKLLDGAARVWDPAETAVVANTGDDVELGGHLVCPDVDTVLFAGGGVLDRQTWWGIDGDTTATHEELRRLAEEVGLGTAPRYLDDDAQTAGRDIARWRRFSAVGEFMEIGDRDRAVHLTRTSLLDEGKSLTEAIRTLADAFGLDVDLLPMSDDPVATLVHTEGGETLHFQEYWVARRGEPPVADVEFRGADDAQPTDAVLAALDGPVVIGPSNPVTSLGPMLALPGFERALREAPVVAVSPFVGDEVFSGPAAALMEGVGREPSTAGVAEAYPFADAFVLDEEDPTELDRRVERTDTRIDGADDAERVARACERALEAIDGDGADARPPREGAE; this comes from the coding sequence ATGGTAACCTTCCTCGCCGGGGGGACGGGCACGCCGAAGCTCCTCGACGGCGCGGCCCGGGTGTGGGATCCGGCCGAGACCGCGGTCGTCGCCAACACGGGCGACGACGTCGAGCTCGGCGGCCACCTCGTCTGCCCGGACGTCGACACCGTGCTGTTCGCGGGCGGGGGCGTCCTCGACCGCCAGACGTGGTGGGGGATCGACGGCGACACGACCGCGACCCACGAGGAGCTGCGGCGGCTGGCCGAGGAAGTCGGACTCGGGACCGCCCCGCGGTACCTCGACGACGACGCGCAGACCGCGGGCCGCGATATCGCCCGCTGGCGGCGCTTCTCGGCGGTTGGCGAGTTCATGGAGATCGGCGACCGCGACCGCGCGGTCCACCTCACGCGCACGAGCCTGCTCGACGAGGGGAAGTCGCTCACCGAGGCGATTCGAACCCTCGCGGACGCGTTCGGACTCGACGTCGACCTCCTCCCGATGTCCGACGACCCGGTCGCGACGCTCGTCCACACCGAGGGCGGCGAGACGCTTCACTTCCAAGAGTACTGGGTGGCGCGCCGCGGCGAGCCGCCGGTCGCCGACGTGGAGTTCCGGGGCGCCGACGACGCCCAGCCGACCGACGCCGTGCTGGCGGCGCTCGACGGTCCCGTCGTGATCGGTCCCTCGAACCCCGTGACGAGCCTCGGGCCGATGCTCGCGCTCCCCGGGTTCGAGCGCGCGCTCCGGGAGGCGCCCGTGGTCGCCGTCTCGCCGTTCGTGGGCGACGAGGTGTTCTCCGGGCCGGCCGCGGCGCTGATGGAGGGGGTCGGCCGCGAGCCCTCCACCGCGGGCGTCGCGGAGGCGTACCCGTTCGCGGACGCGTTCGTCCTCGACGAGGAGGACCCGACCGAACTCGACCGGCGCGTCGAGCGCACCGACACGCGGATCGACGGCGCCGACGACGCCGAGCGCGTCGCTCGGGCCTGCGAGCGCGCGCTGGAAGCGATCGACGGCGACGGGGCGGACGCGCGGCCGCCGCGGGAGGGCGCGGAGTGA
- a CDS encoding tRNA-dihydrouridine synthase, with amino-acid sequence MTRGGDRAGAPAGGEPFLVAASLSGAADAEWALDAAAHVDAALLGGVALDPASRAAARDLVARGREEFLPADPLAFVAAQLDALADAPVRPGVNVRSATPGPVRTAAEICAERGAVCEVNAHCRQPELRAVGCGESLLREPDRLSRYVAAAAETGATTSVKVRAEVPGVDLVAVAETVTAAGADWLHVDAMDSEAAVADLAAAVDAAPESGDASGLAGLTLVANNGVRGRETVNEYAAHGADAVSVGRPTEDPPVLARVADAVEAWRSGALPREEGRSDPESEARP; translated from the coding sequence GTGACCCGAGGCGGCGACCGGGCCGGGGCGCCCGCGGGCGGCGAGCCGTTCCTCGTCGCCGCGAGCCTCAGCGGCGCCGCGGACGCCGAGTGGGCGCTCGACGCGGCCGCCCACGTCGACGCCGCCCTCCTCGGCGGCGTCGCGCTCGATCCGGCCAGCAGGGCGGCCGCCCGGGACCTCGTCGCCCGCGGGCGCGAAGAGTTCCTCCCGGCCGACCCGCTCGCGTTCGTCGCCGCCCAGCTCGACGCGCTCGCGGACGCGCCGGTCCGACCCGGAGTCAACGTCCGGAGCGCGACGCCCGGTCCGGTCCGAACGGCCGCCGAGATATGCGCCGAGCGCGGCGCGGTCTGCGAGGTCAACGCCCACTGCCGACAGCCGGAGCTTCGCGCGGTCGGCTGCGGCGAGTCGCTGCTGCGCGAGCCGGACCGCCTCTCGCGGTACGTCGCCGCCGCGGCCGAGACGGGCGCGACGACGAGCGTGAAGGTCCGCGCCGAGGTGCCCGGCGTCGACCTCGTCGCGGTCGCGGAGACCGTCACGGCGGCCGGCGCGGACTGGCTCCACGTCGACGCGATGGATTCGGAGGCGGCGGTCGCGGACCTGGCGGCGGCGGTCGACGCGGCGCCTGAGTCCGGTGACGCGAGCGGCCTCGCGGGCCTGACGCTCGTCGCTAACAACGGCGTCAGGGGCCGCGAGACGGTGAACGAGTACGCCGCGCACGGCGCCGACGCGGTGAGCGTCGGCCGACCGACGGAGGACCCGCCCGTCCTCGCGCGCGTCGCGGACGCGGTAGAGGCGTGGCGGAGCGGCGCGCTCCCGAGAGAGGAGGGGAGGTCGGACCCCGAGTCGGAGGCGAGACCGTGA
- a CDS encoding triphosphoribosyl-dephospho-CoA synthase encodes MTRGGRRDRGPTDPVDDATLALLLEVAGTPKPGNVDRRRDLDDLRFEAFLGGAVGARAGLELAAGETAADDPPGVGAAFERAVEGMAARAGTNTQFGCLLLLVPLIRAAADPDRGLSPDGVDAVCRGTTVDDAVAFYRAFEAVDVAVDDPPPGADDLDVRRGSDAEPALRERGATLRDVLALSAEPIESAESAGSVEPDRVPDRNAAEWTEGFPRTFRAAEWILTDEGPLADRAARAFLGLLAAESDTLVASTRGAETARAASARARALLESGERVLEPDEGHPDGPVGDVAAVEAAAVHGADLDAAESLAAAFVAEGTNPGTTADLTCAALFIALRRGAEVAP; translated from the coding sequence GTGACCCGCGGCGGGCGCAGGGACCGGGGACCGACCGATCCCGTCGACGACGCGACGCTCGCGCTCCTGCTGGAGGTCGCCGGCACGCCGAAGCCCGGGAACGTCGACCGCCGCCGTGACCTCGACGACCTCCGGTTCGAGGCGTTCCTCGGCGGCGCGGTCGGCGCTCGCGCCGGACTCGAACTGGCGGCGGGAGAGACGGCGGCGGACGACCCCCCCGGCGTCGGTGCGGCCTTCGAGCGCGCCGTAGAGGGGATGGCCGCGCGCGCCGGGACGAACACGCAGTTCGGCTGTCTGCTGCTCTTAGTCCCGCTGATCCGGGCGGCCGCGGACCCCGACCGAGGGCTCTCGCCCGACGGCGTCGACGCCGTCTGTCGCGGGACGACCGTCGACGACGCCGTCGCCTTCTACCGGGCGTTCGAGGCCGTCGACGTCGCGGTCGACGACCCGCCCCCGGGCGCGGACGACCTCGACGTGCGCCGCGGGAGCGACGCCGAACCCGCACTCCGCGAGCGGGGGGCGACGCTACGCGACGTGCTGGCGCTGTCCGCGGAGCCGATCGAGTCGGCGGAGTCGGCCGGTTCGGTCGAGCCGGACCGCGTCCCCGACCGGAACGCCGCGGAGTGGACCGAGGGGTTCCCGCGCACGTTCCGCGCCGCCGAGTGGATCCTGACCGACGAGGGGCCGCTCGCGGACCGGGCGGCGCGGGCGTTCCTCGGGCTGCTCGCCGCGGAGTCGGACACCCTCGTCGCGTCGACGCGAGGGGCGGAGACGGCCCGCGCGGCGAGTGCGCGGGCGAGAGCGCTTCTGGAGTCGGGCGAGAGGGTTCTGGAGCCGGACGAAGGGCACCCGGACGGCCCGGTCGGAGACGTCGCCGCGGTCGAGGCGGCGGCGGTCCACGGCGCCGACCTCGACGCCGCGGAGTCGCTGGCGGCGGCGTTCGTCGCGGAGGGGACCAACCCGGGCACGACCGCCGACCTCACCTGCGCGGCGCTTTTCATCGCGCTCCGGCGCGGAGCGGAGGTGGCGCCGTGA
- a CDS encoding DUF447 domain-containing protein — MSGGAADGDPAGVAPDGWPAPLRGVTESVVTTLGPNDRWNVAALGLHAPETDADGMPEGPVTARTYGRTRTWRNFTERGGGVVQFTVDPRTFVDAALTVREVDEPVLPSADAWVEVDAEEVAAETEGDTTIRTWELSPVESAVVTERVPTVNRGFGAVVDATVAASRLDVPAFDTGELLERLEYFADVVERCGGPAEREAFARIDEATGWRERDRS, encoded by the coding sequence GTGAGCGGCGGAGCGGCGGACGGGGACCCCGCCGGCGTCGCGCCCGACGGCTGGCCGGCGCCGCTCCGGGGCGTCACCGAGTCGGTCGTGACGACGCTCGGCCCGAACGACCGGTGGAACGTCGCGGCGCTGGGACTTCACGCCCCCGAGACCGACGCGGACGGGATGCCTGAGGGGCCGGTCACGGCGCGCACCTACGGGCGGACCCGCACGTGGCGGAACTTCACCGAGCGCGGGGGCGGCGTCGTCCAGTTCACCGTCGACCCGCGGACGTTCGTGGACGCGGCGCTCACGGTCCGAGAGGTCGACGAGCCGGTCCTGCCGAGCGCCGACGCGTGGGTCGAGGTCGACGCCGAGGAGGTCGCGGCCGAGACCGAGGGCGACACCACGATCCGGACGTGGGAGCTGTCGCCGGTCGAGTCGGCGGTCGTCACGGAGCGCGTGCCGACGGTGAACCGCGGGTTCGGCGCCGTCGTCGACGCGACGGTGGCCGCCTCGCGGCTGGACGTGCCGGCGTTCGACACCGGGGAGCTGCTGGAGCGACTGGAGTACTTCGCGGACGTTGTCGAGCGCTGCGGCGGCCCGGCCGAGCGCGAGGCGTTCGCGCGGATCGACGAGGCGACCGGCTGGCGGGAGCGCGACCGCTCCTGA
- a CDS encoding 30S ribosomal protein S17e yields MAIKPKYIKQLGNVLLERYPDSFNTDFETNKESVTALTTVESKGVRNRIAGYVTQKKAQAAQHA; encoded by the coding sequence ATGGCCATCAAACCCAAGTACATCAAACAGCTCGGGAACGTCCTGCTGGAGCGGTACCCCGACTCGTTCAACACGGACTTCGAGACGAACAAGGAGAGCGTCACGGCCCTGACCACCGTCGAGTCGAAGGGCGTCCGCAACCGCATCGCTGGCTACGTCACGCAGAAGAAGGCGCAGGCGGCACAGCACGCGTAA
- a CDS encoding tripartite tricarboxylate transporter permease, with protein MDALVRPVVDPTFAAGALAFLLGGVALGTASGLVPGLHANNFALLLAGFAPSVPADPLFVGVAMLGAGVVHSFLDIVPALALGVPDAATAVAALPGHRLVIAGRGREALRLSAVGSGLAVALAVPLAVPVTWLMVRWYPTLRAHLPLLLGGVVALLVLTESSRRAAVGGLVAFLASAALGFATLDADPAAPLSTGGVLAPLFAGLFGVPVLVDALGGDGVPPQADPRIAMRARDLGTSAGAGSLAGAVVGYVPGVSAAIAAVAAMPAVPRASADRGFVVATSGASTANTIFALFALVALGTPRTGVTVAIDRAGVPFALPMLLVAAATAACFGFALVVLVGDPYLRIVGNADYTRLSLGVLGLLALLSYAFAGLFGVGVLLVAGALGLVPPRVGARRVHLMGVLIGPLIAG; from the coding sequence ATGGACGCGCTCGTGCGGCCGGTGGTCGACCCGACGTTCGCGGCCGGCGCGCTCGCGTTCCTGCTCGGCGGCGTCGCGCTCGGGACCGCGAGCGGGCTGGTGCCGGGGCTCCACGCCAACAACTTCGCGCTGCTTTTAGCCGGGTTCGCCCCCTCGGTGCCGGCGGACCCGCTGTTCGTCGGCGTCGCGATGCTCGGGGCGGGCGTCGTCCACTCGTTTCTGGACATCGTCCCCGCGCTCGCGCTCGGCGTGCCCGACGCCGCGACAGCGGTCGCCGCGCTCCCGGGACACCGGTTGGTGATCGCGGGGCGCGGCCGGGAGGCGCTCCGCCTCTCCGCGGTCGGCTCCGGGCTGGCCGTCGCGCTCGCGGTGCCGCTGGCGGTCCCGGTCACGTGGCTGATGGTGCGGTGGTACCCGACGCTGCGAGCGCACCTGCCGCTGCTGCTCGGGGGCGTCGTCGCGCTGCTCGTACTCACCGAGTCGTCGCGGCGGGCCGCGGTCGGCGGGCTGGTCGCGTTCCTCGCGAGCGCCGCGCTCGGGTTCGCGACGCTCGACGCCGACCCCGCCGCGCCGCTGTCGACCGGCGGCGTCCTCGCGCCGCTTTTCGCCGGACTGTTCGGCGTCCCCGTCCTCGTCGACGCGCTCGGCGGCGACGGCGTCCCGCCGCAGGCGGATCCCCGGATCGCGATGCGGGCGCGCGACCTCGGGACGAGCGCGGGCGCCGGCTCGCTCGCCGGCGCGGTGGTCGGGTACGTCCCGGGGGTGTCAGCCGCCATCGCCGCCGTGGCCGCGATGCCCGCGGTGCCGCGCGCGTCGGCCGACCGCGGGTTCGTCGTGGCGACGAGCGGCGCGAGCACGGCGAACACGATCTTCGCGCTGTTCGCGCTGGTCGCGCTCGGGACGCCGCGGACCGGCGTGACCGTCGCGATAGACCGGGCCGGCGTGCCGTTCGCGCTCCCGATGCTCCTCGTCGCGGCCGCGACCGCCGCCTGCTTCGGGTTCGCGCTGGTCGTGCTGGTCGGTGACCCGTACCTCCGGATCGTCGGCAACGCCGACTACACTCGACTGTCGCTCGGCGTGTTGGGGCTGCTCGCGCTCCTCTCGTACGCGTTCGCCGGGCTGTTCGGCGTCGGCGTCCTCCTCGTCGCCGGCGCCCTCGGACTCGTCCCGCCGCGGGTCGGCGCGCGGCGCGTCCACCTCATGGGCGTGCTGATCGGGCCGTTGATCGCCGGGTGA
- a CDS encoding HVO_2753 family zinc finger protein yields MSQSDSQGTPQCVSCGIQVSGMNAAQFSCPDCGATIYRCSKCRKQSNLYECHDCGFRGP; encoded by the coding sequence ATGAGCCAGAGCGACTCTCAAGGAACCCCGCAGTGCGTCTCCTGTGGGATCCAGGTGTCCGGCATGAACGCCGCGCAGTTCTCCTGTCCGGACTGCGGCGCCACCATCTACCGGTGCTCGAAGTGCCGGAAGCAGAGCAACCTCTACGAGTGCCACGACTGCGGGTTCCGGGGGCCCTAA
- a CDS encoding elongation factor 1-beta: MGDVAAKIKVMPNSPEVDLDDLQDRLEEVLPEGAKIRGFQRDDVAFGLVALLPTVIVPDGAGGTEAVEEAFSQVEDVESVAVENVGRL, encoded by the coding sequence ATGGGCGACGTCGCCGCCAAGATCAAGGTCATGCCGAACAGCCCCGAAGTCGACCTCGACGACCTCCAAGACCGCCTCGAAGAGGTCCTCCCCGAGGGCGCGAAGATCCGCGGCTTCCAGCGCGACGACGTCGCGTTCGGGCTGGTCGCGCTCCTCCCGACCGTTATCGTCCCCGACGGCGCGGGCGGCACGGAAGCGGTCGAGGAGGCGTTCTCGCAGGTCGAGGACGTCGAGTCCGTCGCGGTCGAGAACGTCGGTCGCCTGTAA
- a CDS encoding RNA-guided endonuclease TnpB family protein has translation MTNSQALIKTLDFQLDIQNDNESLLYDATLEARSVYNETIRLAKEGVDWDAIPDSVADDANLVKNTTQRVVSKALGAMENYYEYDDFGHPSHTKDGAYPLRANYEEGYNLSLTDDGDVAFRISAKPYKHVKGVLKGSDAHLDILKTALESDEWKIGTAEALFHNDTAELHINVTNTEQTVRDKQDSRTIIGVDVNEDNVALTALTEDGVEDTLVIDFPEIKFERHRYFTMRKRVQNAGKDSIHDTLKGREGRFICDRLHKVSRHIVDWSHQFDKPCIVFEDLKEVRDSIDYGTRMNRRLHHLPFRALQFYTSYKAAFEGIPTAWINPEYTSQRCPMCGHTERANRNKKRFKCRSCGHQDHSDRGVSVNIAVKGIKKLDWNVPVLNSLPTVRKVRRQASGAVDAPTVTHDTVRGYQTDGVAGVSD, from the coding sequence ATGACCAACTCACAGGCTCTCATCAAGACTCTGGACTTCCAACTCGACATCCAGAATGACAACGAGAGTCTGCTGTACGACGCCACACTCGAAGCCCGCTCGGTGTACAACGAAACCATCAGGCTCGCCAAAGAAGGCGTGGACTGGGACGCGATCCCCGACAGCGTGGCTGACGACGCCAACCTCGTGAAAAACACGACACAGCGCGTCGTTTCGAAGGCACTCGGGGCGATGGAGAACTACTACGAGTACGACGACTTCGGCCACCCGAGTCATACCAAAGACGGTGCGTATCCGCTTCGTGCGAACTACGAGGAAGGGTACAATCTGTCTCTCACCGACGATGGTGATGTGGCGTTTCGGATCAGCGCGAAGCCGTACAAACACGTCAAGGGAGTCCTCAAAGGAAGTGACGCCCACCTCGACATCCTCAAGACCGCACTCGAAAGTGACGAGTGGAAAATTGGGACAGCAGAAGCCTTGTTCCACAACGACACCGCTGAGTTGCACATCAACGTCACCAACACCGAGCAAACTGTTCGAGACAAACAGGACTCCCGGACGATCATCGGCGTAGACGTAAACGAGGATAACGTGGCCCTCACCGCACTCACCGAGGATGGCGTCGAAGACACGCTCGTCATCGACTTCCCCGAAATCAAGTTCGAGCGCCATCGCTACTTCACGATGCGAAAGCGTGTCCAGAACGCGGGGAAAGATAGCATCCACGATACACTCAAAGGGCGCGAGGGACGGTTTATCTGTGACCGACTCCACAAGGTGTCTCGACACATCGTGGACTGGAGTCATCAGTTCGACAAGCCGTGTATCGTCTTTGAAGACCTCAAAGAGGTGCGCGACAGTATCGACTACGGCACGCGGATGAACCGACGCTTGCACCACCTCCCGTTCCGCGCCCTCCAGTTCTATACGTCGTACAAGGCGGCGTTCGAGGGTATTCCGACCGCGTGGATTAACCCTGAGTACACGAGTCAGCGGTGTCCGATGTGCGGTCATACGGAGCGTGCGAACCGCAACAAGAAGCGGTTCAAGTGTCGGTCGTGCGGTCATCAAGACCACAGCGACCGTGGTGTAAGCGTCAACATCGCTGTGAAAGGAATCAAGAAACTCGATTGGAATGTGCCTGTTCTCAACAGCCTTCCTACGGTGCGAAAGGTGCGACGGCAGGCATCGGGGGCCGTGGACGCCCCGACCGTGACCCACGACACCGTTCGAGGTTATCAGACCGATGGTGTCGCGGGAGTGTCCGACTGA
- a CDS encoding DUF2080 family transposase-associated protein, whose translation MANRFEIDGEEVLDGEVKPFGNSAHVTVPKRWRGADVKVVRISEATGQDKE comes from the coding sequence ATGGCGAACCGCTTTGAAATCGACGGCGAGGAAGTTCTCGACGGCGAGGTCAAGCCGTTCGGGAATAGCGCCCACGTCACCGTCCCCAAACGCTGGCGTGGGGCTGATGTGAAAGTCGTCCGAATCTCGGAAGCCACTGGACAAGACAAAGAATGA
- a CDS encoding DUF5809 family protein, translating to METRGTFAPETRAEALERYEEVGPVAQVVVREATKAMSFDADEYDERVTPEVIRTARDATFAELLAVHVGQSAEFDEWLADSGFDDEDVVRIGSDNVDNVVWHPIPFADTVVAATYQDEPDAAASTLRRNAFGRVYREEFYR from the coding sequence ATGGAGACCAGAGGCACGTTCGCACCCGAGACGCGAGCCGAGGCGCTCGAACGCTACGAGGAGGTCGGGCCGGTCGCGCAGGTCGTCGTCCGCGAGGCGACCAAGGCGATGTCGTTCGACGCCGACGAGTACGACGAGCGCGTCACGCCCGAGGTGATCCGGACCGCGCGCGACGCGACGTTCGCGGAGCTGCTCGCGGTCCACGTCGGTCAGTCGGCCGAGTTCGACGAGTGGCTCGCGGACAGCGGGTTCGACGACGAGGACGTGGTGCGGATCGGCTCCGACAACGTCGACAACGTGGTGTGGCACCCGATCCCCTTCGCGGACACCGTCGTCGCGGCGACGTATCAGGACGAGCCGGACGCGGCCGCCAGCACCCTCCGCCGCAACGCCTTCGGACGCGTCTATCGCGAGGAGTTCTACAGATAA
- a CDS encoding DUF5810 domain-containing protein, which produces MGYACPVCDTPQRDGEHLAHHLAFTAMLHGGDHESWLDDHASDWSEREPAELAAEVTPHAEDAEYEEVFEDTVARGRPDVGMGSGGADPSAHGGHDHCHAHGGDPSPGAGVPDPDAVDDPAVAEAIREARELTREAAADDADAEDAEAEDSDSAGDAPDRDA; this is translated from the coding sequence ATGGGATACGCGTGCCCCGTCTGTGACACCCCGCAGCGCGACGGCGAACACCTCGCGCACCACCTCGCGTTCACGGCGATGCTCCACGGCGGCGACCACGAGTCGTGGCTCGACGACCACGCGTCCGACTGGAGCGAGCGAGAGCCGGCGGAACTCGCCGCCGAGGTGACCCCCCACGCCGAGGACGCCGAGTACGAGGAGGTGTTCGAGGACACCGTCGCCCGCGGGCGCCCGGACGTCGGGATGGGGTCGGGTGGGGCGGACCCCTCGGCTCACGGCGGCCACGACCACTGTCACGCCCACGGCGGCGACCCCTCCCCCGGAGCCGGCGTCCCGGACCCCGACGCGGTCGACGACCCGGCCGTCGCGGAGGCGATCCGCGAGGCGCGAGAGCTGACCCGAGAGGCGGCCGCGGACGACGCCGACGCCGAGGACGCCGAGGCTGAGGACTCCGATTCCGCGGGCGACGCCCCCGACCGCGACGCGTAG
- a CDS encoding translation initiation factor IF-2 subunit gamma — protein MTEANTQPEVNIGLVGHVDHGKTTLVQALSGSWTDQHSEEMKRGISIRLGYADATFRRCPGVDEPECYTVDEECEDGSASEPVRTVSFVDAPGHETLMATMLSGASIMDGAVLVVSATEDVPQAQTEEHLMALDLIGIENIVIAQNKVDLVGRDRAVDNYEQIQEFVEGTVAEDAPIVPVSAQQEVNLDLLIDAVESEIPTPERDPDESARMYAARSFDINRPGATAEDLKGGVVGGSLVRGELSVGDGLEIRPGREVDEEGQTEWRPLETSVRSLQAGSRDVETARPGGLLGVGTGLDPSLTKGDALAGQVAGEPGTLPPTREEFEMKVDLLDRVVGKEDDESGESDIEEISTGEPLMLTVGTATTVGAVTSARDGECEVSLKRPVCAEEGAQIAINRRVGARWRLIGVGTLA, from the coding sequence GTGACTGAAGCCAACACACAACCGGAGGTGAACATCGGTCTCGTCGGTCACGTCGACCACGGGAAGACGACGCTGGTACAGGCGTTGTCCGGCTCGTGGACCGACCAGCACAGCGAGGAGATGAAACGCGGCATCTCGATCCGGCTGGGGTACGCGGACGCGACGTTCCGCCGCTGCCCCGGCGTCGACGAGCCGGAGTGTTACACCGTCGACGAGGAGTGCGAGGACGGCTCCGCGAGCGAGCCGGTCCGGACCGTGTCGTTCGTCGACGCGCCGGGCCACGAGACGCTGATGGCGACGATGCTCTCGGGCGCCTCGATCATGGACGGGGCGGTCCTCGTCGTGAGCGCGACCGAGGACGTCCCGCAGGCCCAGACGGAAGAGCACCTGATGGCGCTCGATCTCATCGGGATCGAGAACATCGTCATCGCGCAGAACAAGGTCGACCTCGTCGGCCGCGACCGCGCCGTCGACAACTACGAGCAGATTCAGGAGTTCGTCGAGGGCACCGTCGCGGAGGACGCGCCGATCGTCCCCGTCTCTGCCCAACAGGAGGTCAACCTCGATCTGCTCATCGACGCGGTCGAGTCCGAGATCCCGACCCCCGAGCGCGACCCGGACGAGAGCGCCCGGATGTACGCGGCGCGCTCGTTCGACATCAACCGCCCGGGCGCGACCGCCGAGGACCTCAAGGGCGGCGTCGTCGGCGGCTCGCTGGTCCGCGGCGAGCTGTCGGTGGGCGACGGGCTGGAGATCCGCCCGGGCCGCGAGGTCGACGAGGAGGGTCAGACCGAGTGGCGGCCGCTCGAAACGAGCGTCCGGTCGCTTCAGGCCGGCAGCCGCGACGTCGAGACCGCCCGCCCGGGCGGCCTGCTCGGCGTCGGCACCGGACTCGACCCCAGCCTGACGAAGGGCGACGCCCTCGCCGGGCAGGTCGCGGGCGAGCCGGGAACGCTCCCGCCGACCCGCGAGGAGTTCGAGATGAAGGTCGACCTCCTCGACCGCGTCGTCGGGAAGGAGGACGACGAGAGCGGCGAGAGCGACATCGAGGAGATCAGCACCGGCGAGCCGCTGATGCTCACGGTCGGCACGGCGACGACGGTCGGCGCCGTGACGAGCGCGCGCGACGGCGAGTGCGAGGTGAGCCTCAAGCGGCCCGTCTGCGCCGAGGAGGGCGCACAGATCGCGATCAACCGGCGCGTCGGCGCGCGCTGGCGGCTCATCGGCGTCGGGACGCTGGCGTAG
- a CDS encoding twitching motility protein PilT produces MADDARADGPESASADDAGPTPAGDARTGDLAGGGPGGVPVVALDASALMAPVEADLRLFEELDRLLGGYETVVPTAVIAELDGLQAGNGAEATAASVGADLAERADAVETDESYADDALVALAAAGRVDAVVTVDGPLRNRVLAADTPVIGLRGRNTLAITEP; encoded by the coding sequence GTGGCCGACGACGCCCGCGCGGACGGTCCGGAGTCGGCCTCCGCGGACGACGCGGGTCCGACCCCCGCGGGCGACGCCCGAACCGGAGACCTCGCCGGCGGCGGTCCGGGCGGCGTCCCGGTCGTCGCGCTCGACGCGAGCGCCCTGATGGCGCCCGTCGAAGCTGACCTGCGGCTGTTCGAGGAGCTAGATCGGCTCCTCGGCGGCTACGAGACCGTGGTGCCGACGGCGGTTATCGCGGAGCTGGACGGTCTCCAAGCCGGAAACGGCGCGGAGGCGACCGCCGCGAGCGTCGGGGCGGACCTCGCAGAGCGGGCGGACGCAGTAGAGACGGACGAATCGTACGCCGACGACGCGCTCGTCGCCCTGGCCGCGGCCGGCCGGGTCGACGCCGTCGTCACGGTCGACGGACCCCTCCGGAACCGGGTGCTGGCGGCGGACACACCAGTAATCGGTTTAAGGGGTCGGAACACACTGGCGATAACGGAACCCTAG
- a CDS encoding DNA-directed RNA polymerase, with protein sequence MYKRVRLKDTVEVPPKHLADVTDERVKALLQDKLEGRMDEEVGSVVSVIEVHDIGEGAVLHNRPGVYYEAEFDALTYDPDMQEVADGTVVETVEFGAFVGIGPVDGLLHVSQITDEYLTFDGANQQLASSDSDKTLGVDDAVRVRVVTKSIDERNPRDSKIGLTAKQPGLGKHDWLEGQRKHREQTGEEAD encoded by the coding sequence ATGTACAAACGAGTTCGACTCAAGGACACGGTCGAGGTCCCGCCGAAGCACCTGGCGGACGTCACCGACGAGCGGGTGAAAGCTCTGCTCCAAGACAAGCTGGAAGGACGGATGGACGAAGAGGTCGGCAGCGTCGTGAGCGTCATCGAGGTTCACGACATCGGTGAAGGCGCGGTGTTGCACAACCGCCCCGGCGTCTACTACGAGGCGGAGTTCGACGCGCTCACCTACGACCCCGACATGCAGGAGGTGGCCGACGGCACCGTCGTCGAGACGGTGGAGTTCGGGGCCTTCGTCGGGATCGGGCCGGTGGACGGGCTACTCCACGTCTCGCAGATCACCGACGAGTACCTCACGTTCGACGGCGCGAACCAGCAGCTCGCCTCGTCGGACTCGGACAAGACGCTCGGCGTCGACGACGCCGTGCGCGTCCGCGTCGTCACCAAGAGCATCGACGAGCGCAACCCGCGCGACTCGAAGATCGGACTCACCGCGAAACAGCCCGGGCTGGGCAAACACGACTGGCTCGAAGGCCAGCGGAAACACCGCGAACAGACCGGTGAGGAGGCCGACTGA
- the spt4 gene encoding transcription elongation factor subunit Spt4: MAEDRLACRECHHVNDPDAQTCALCGSSSLTEDWAGYVIVTKPADSQIAEEMNVSEAGAYALKVR; encoded by the coding sequence ATGGCCGAGGACCGCCTGGCGTGCCGGGAGTGCCACCACGTCAACGACCCGGACGCCCAGACCTGCGCGCTCTGCGGGTCGTCGTCGCTGACCGAGGACTGGGCGGGCTACGTCATCGTCACCAAGCCCGCGGACAGCCAGATAGCCGAGGAGATGAACGTCTCCGAGGCGGGCGCGTACGCGCTCAAGGTCCGGTAA